One window of the Flavobacteriaceae bacterium YJPT1-3 genome contains the following:
- a CDS encoding LysR substrate-binding domain-containing protein produces MTITQLKYVLAVAEHQNFTKAAEKTFVTQPTLSMQIQKLEDELDVLIFDRSKKPIELTEIGRKIVTQAKNIVNEANRIADIVDQQKGFIGGEFKLGIIPTVMPTLLPMFLKNFINKYPKVKLKIEELPTETIIERLEEGHLDAAIAATPLENDNLIERPLYYEPFVAYVPQNHRLFKKEGLNSSDLDLDDMLLLEDGHCFRDGVINLCKAQKGATTEHFALESGSFETLIRLANEGLGMTLLPYLHTLDLPEKDQKFLKHFGEPHPAREVSLIFHKSELKMQIIEALRSVLNGVIKGAITFQNVEIISPTTK; encoded by the coding sequence ATGACGATAACCCAATTAAAATATGTGCTCGCTGTTGCGGAACATCAAAATTTCACCAAAGCGGCGGAGAAGACCTTTGTCACTCAGCCTACCTTGAGCATGCAGATCCAGAAACTGGAAGATGAGCTGGATGTGCTCATTTTTGACCGGAGCAAAAAACCAATTGAACTGACGGAGATTGGACGGAAGATCGTGACCCAGGCAAAGAATATCGTCAATGAAGCCAATCGAATTGCCGATATCGTTGATCAGCAGAAAGGATTTATTGGCGGTGAGTTCAAACTCGGGATCATCCCCACCGTGATGCCCACCCTACTCCCGATGTTTCTCAAGAATTTCATCAATAAATACCCCAAAGTCAAGTTAAAGATCGAGGAGTTGCCCACAGAAACCATCATCGAACGCCTGGAAGAGGGACATCTGGATGCGGCAATCGCAGCAACACCCCTGGAGAACGATAATTTGATCGAACGTCCCCTCTACTACGAACCTTTTGTCGCTTATGTTCCTCAGAATCACCGATTGTTTAAAAAAGAGGGATTGAACAGCAGTGATCTGGATCTTGACGACATGTTACTGTTAGAAGACGGGCATTGCTTCAGAGATGGGGTGATCAATCTATGCAAAGCACAAAAAGGCGCAACTACGGAACACTTTGCGCTGGAAAGTGGAAGTTTCGAAACCTTGATCCGACTGGCCAATGAGGGATTGGGCATGACCCTTTTGCCCTATTTACATACTTTAGACCTGCCTGAAAAAGATCAAAAATTCCTGAAACATTTTGGAGAACCGCACCCCGCCCGGGAAGTGAGCTTAATTTTTCACAAAAGCGAACTCAAAATGCAGATCATTGAAGCGCTCCGTTCGGTACTTAATGGCGTGATCAAAGGGGCCATCACCTTTCAAAATGTAGAGATTATCAGTCCGACGACTAAATAA
- a CDS encoding DUF2141 domain-containing protein, whose protein sequence is MKTLVYLVMAFVTTLGMAQETEGVTITIELENVQSTEGQISAALYDENTFMKAAPLQTAGTQPDTTKTVLTFKNVAPGTYAIVTLHDFNSNGRMDFEANGMPKEPYGTSNNEMSMGPPVFADAAFEVANEDLTLQIRH, encoded by the coding sequence ATGAAAACACTTGTCTATTTAGTCATGGCCTTCGTCACTACCTTAGGAATGGCACAGGAGACCGAAGGGGTCACCATTACCATTGAATTGGAGAACGTACAGAGTACCGAGGGACAGATCTCCGCCGCACTCTATGATGAAAACACCTTCATGAAGGCTGCTCCATTACAGACCGCAGGAACTCAACCGGACACAACCAAAACCGTTTTGACCTTCAAAAATGTAGCTCCGGGCACCTATGCGATTGTTACACTGCACGATTTCAACAGCAATGGTCGCATGGATTTTGAAGCCAACGGCATGCCTAAAGAACCTTACGGGACGTCCAACAATGAAATGAGTATGGGCCCACCGGTATTTGCTGATGCGGCCTTTGAAGTGGCCAACGAAGACCTGACCCTGCAGATCAGACATTGA
- a CDS encoding DUF58 domain-containing protein, producing the protein MRLIRSLYVQERVYWLLAILAVLYLFSFWYPLLFTAASVLGVLAIFMALVDLVFIYRPDQPLKASRRLPDKFSNSDLNTVELIFNSTYGKSISLELIDEIPVQFQKRDFMETLHLTAGETKRFSYALRPLERGAYVFGHLNVYAYRSNGLFKRRFKFMNDQMVKVYPSFIQMKKYAFLALDQKLTLPGMKRIRRIGHTMEFEQIKEYIPGDDVRTINWKATAKSAKLMVNQFQDERSQPIYSIIDAGRVMKMPFQGLTLLDYAINSTLAFSNVALKKNDKVGLVTFANTLINHLPASKKKSHLSTLLEVLYNINTGFLDSDFSGLFAHLKRKVPNRSLLMLYTNFEHMSALERQLPFFQRLAKKHLLVVIFFQNTELDALLKEPAKDLVSVYQHTIAAKFEYEKRLMVKALEKHGIQTILTKPEDLSVKTINKYLEIKARGLL; encoded by the coding sequence ATTCGACTCATACGGTCTTTGTATGTTCAGGAACGGGTATACTGGTTGCTCGCCATCCTGGCGGTGCTCTATCTATTTAGTTTCTGGTATCCTTTGTTGTTTACCGCGGCAAGTGTACTGGGTGTGCTGGCGATCTTTATGGCGCTGGTCGATCTCGTGTTTATATACCGACCGGACCAACCCCTGAAGGCCAGTCGGCGACTTCCGGATAAGTTTTCGAACAGCGACCTCAATACGGTTGAATTGATCTTCAACAGCACATACGGGAAATCGATAAGCTTAGAACTTATCGATGAGATTCCGGTGCAGTTCCAAAAACGGGACTTTATGGAGACCCTGCATTTAACCGCGGGAGAAACAAAGCGCTTCTCCTACGCGCTTCGCCCTTTGGAGCGTGGTGCCTATGTTTTTGGCCATTTGAATGTGTATGCTTACCGCTCCAATGGATTGTTCAAGCGACGGTTTAAATTCATGAATGACCAAATGGTGAAGGTGTATCCCTCCTTCATTCAAATGAAGAAATACGCCTTTCTGGCATTGGATCAAAAATTGACCCTACCGGGAATGAAGCGTATCCGTCGTATTGGGCACACCATGGAATTTGAACAGATCAAAGAATACATTCCCGGTGATGATGTGCGTACGATCAATTGGAAGGCCACCGCTAAAAGCGCGAAGTTGATGGTCAATCAATTTCAGGACGAGCGTTCTCAGCCCATTTATTCAATCATTGATGCCGGTAGGGTGATGAAAATGCCCTTTCAGGGATTAACCTTATTGGACTATGCAATCAATAGCACCCTGGCTTTCAGCAATGTGGCGCTTAAGAAAAATGACAAGGTAGGCCTGGTCACCTTTGCCAATACCCTGATCAATCATCTGCCGGCCAGTAAAAAGAAATCCCACCTGAGCACCCTTTTGGAAGTGCTCTACAACATCAACACCGGATTTTTAGACAGTGATTTCAGCGGACTTTTTGCGCATCTGAAGCGCAAGGTACCCAACCGAAGCCTTTTGATGTTGTATACCAATTTCGAACACATGTCGGCGTTGGAACGCCAACTCCCCTTCTTTCAACGCCTGGCAAAAAAGCATTTGTTGGTGGTCATCTTCTTTCAGAATACCGAATTGGACGCGCTATTGAAGGAACCGGCGAAAGATCTGGTAAGTGTATATCAGCATACCATTGCTGCCAAGTTTGAATACGAAAAACGCCTTATGGTCAAGGCGCTGGAAAAACATGGAATTCAGACCATACTGACCAAACCGGAAGACCTCAGCGTCAAAACGATCAACAAGTACTTGGAGATCAAAGCCCGCGGGCTACTCTAA
- a CDS encoding MoxR family ATPase translates to MQTEDQNTPQQDPQSTQGEDQSGLQFDNRISLEALRQAAERMRSELGKVIVGQREFIDLLLVGLLSEGHVLIEGVPGIAKTITAKLFARTMKTGFSRIQFTPDLMPSDVLGTSVLNMKTSDFEFRKGPVFSNIVLIDEINRAPAKTQAALFEVMEERQITMDGTRYAMEPPFMVLATQNPIEQEGTYALPEAQLDRFLFKIKVNYPSQEEEVDILTRHHERGGQAAPDQIEPVMTPEQLLDYKTQIAQVKVEEKVIAYIAELIGKTRSHPHLYLGGSPRASLAILTASKAFAAIDGRDFVTPEDIKLAIHPVLRHRIILSPEREMEGMSPEQVIDMIVQSVEVPR, encoded by the coding sequence ATGCAAACAGAAGATCAGAATACACCACAACAAGATCCCCAATCGACTCAGGGAGAAGACCAGAGTGGCCTGCAGTTTGACAATCGGATTTCCCTGGAAGCACTCCGTCAGGCCGCTGAGCGTATGCGCTCAGAATTGGGAAAAGTGATCGTAGGACAACGGGAATTCATTGATTTACTTCTGGTAGGCTTGCTTTCCGAAGGTCATGTGCTTATTGAAGGCGTACCCGGAATCGCCAAGACGATCACGGCCAAGCTGTTCGCCCGTACCATGAAAACAGGATTCAGCCGGATTCAATTTACCCCCGACCTGATGCCGAGTGATGTTTTGGGGACTTCCGTTCTGAACATGAAAACCTCTGATTTTGAATTTCGCAAAGGTCCGGTATTCAGCAATATCGTGCTCATCGATGAGATCAACCGGGCTCCGGCCAAAACCCAGGCTGCCCTTTTTGAGGTCATGGAAGAACGTCAGATCACCATGGACGGAACGCGCTATGCCATGGAACCGCCCTTTATGGTTTTGGCCACCCAGAATCCCATCGAACAAGAGGGCACCTATGCCCTACCCGAAGCCCAGTTGGACCGTTTTCTCTTTAAGATCAAGGTAAACTATCCCTCCCAGGAGGAAGAGGTTGATATTCTGACTCGCCACCATGAACGAGGCGGTCAGGCCGCACCGGATCAGATTGAACCGGTCATGACACCTGAACAATTACTCGATTACAAAACGCAGATCGCTCAGGTCAAAGTGGAAGAGAAGGTCATTGCCTACATTGCCGAATTGATCGGAAAAACAAGGAGTCATCCGCACTTATATTTAGGAGGTTCTCCTCGTGCCTCTCTGGCCATCCTTACCGCCTCTAAGGCCTTTGCCGCAATTGACGGTAGGGACTTCGTCACCCCGGAAGACATTAAATTGGCGATCCATCCGGTATTGCGGCATCGTATCATTCTTTCCCCGGAGCGCGAAATGGAAGGCATGAGTCCGGAGCAAGTGATCGACATGATTGTACAATCCGTTGAAGTCCCCCGATAA
- a CDS encoding DUF4350 domain-containing protein, with the protein MSKRYRIIAAALLGVILLLTILEASKPEPVNWFPSYSKTAKIPLGTYVLHQQLSERYDDRWEERNDPPFEVLGGDSTLKGTYFFINNSVYFDEAETNRLLRWVAEGNTLVVHASAIGKDLLDTLHLETAVLTATEQLSREPLFNLSNPQLKRDSAYHYPRDHYTVYFSAIDTAQAVVLGEVDLLWDQEKPLIREPHINVIQQEFGEGTILLNTFPEALNNYTLLDSLNYEYGEKLLSYLPEEGTLYWDNHYKTGKTVYSTPLYLLLSNKYLKWAYYTVLLIALIWVLFETKRKQRSIPIVEPLPNQTLAFTKTIAGMYLAEKRNKEIARHQINHFLDYIRQHLYLDTRHLGLDFIEKLAAKGGKSQAETKRLIDLITVIQAQTQVDSATLIKLQTLITEFKH; encoded by the coding sequence ATGAGTAAACGATACCGCATAATCGCCGCTGCGCTTCTGGGGGTTATCCTGCTACTGACCATTCTGGAAGCCTCGAAGCCCGAACCGGTCAACTGGTTTCCCAGCTATTCCAAAACGGCTAAAATTCCATTGGGCACTTACGTTCTCCATCAACAGTTGAGTGAGCGCTATGACGATCGATGGGAGGAACGCAATGACCCGCCTTTTGAGGTTCTAGGAGGCGACAGTACCTTAAAGGGCACCTATTTTTTTATCAACAACAGCGTTTATTTTGATGAAGCAGAAACCAATCGTCTGCTTCGCTGGGTAGCTGAAGGAAATACGCTGGTGGTGCATGCCTCTGCCATTGGTAAAGACTTACTGGATACCTTGCATTTGGAAACCGCCGTATTGACCGCGACCGAACAATTGAGCCGGGAGCCACTGTTTAATTTGAGCAACCCGCAGTTGAAGCGAGACTCAGCCTATCATTATCCCAGAGATCATTATACGGTTTACTTTAGTGCGATCGACACCGCTCAGGCCGTAGTCCTGGGAGAAGTAGATCTTTTATGGGATCAGGAAAAGCCGCTTATCCGAGAACCTCATATCAATGTGATACAGCAGGAATTTGGAGAAGGCACCATTCTGCTCAATACCTTCCCGGAAGCTTTAAACAATTACACCCTACTGGACAGCCTGAATTATGAATACGGTGAAAAACTGCTGAGCTACCTCCCTGAAGAAGGCACCCTCTACTGGGATAATCATTACAAAACGGGTAAAACGGTCTATTCTACGCCACTGTACCTCCTGCTGAGTAATAAGTATTTAAAATGGGCGTACTACACCGTATTATTGATCGCATTGATCTGGGTGCTTTTTGAAACCAAACGCAAACAGCGCAGCATCCCGATCGTAGAACCCCTGCCCAATCAAACCCTGGCCTTTACCAAGACCATTGCCGGGATGTATCTGGCAGAAAAACGGAATAAGGAAATTGCCAGGCATCAGATCAACCACTTCCTGGATTATATACGTCAGCATCTCTATCTGGATACCAGGCATCTGGGCCTCGATTTTATCGAAAAATTAGCAGCCAAAGGAGGAAAAAGTCAGGCAGAAACCAAACGACTGATCGATCTGATCACCGTGATTCAGGCGCAAACGCAGGTGGATTCTGCGACCCTCATTAAATTACAAACCCTCATTACCGAATTTAAACACTAA
- a CDS encoding DUF4129 domain-containing protein — MPKLFFAIAVLFWAPLWSQDSTATTLQDIRYDQRDYLEPVSFDQEALKKLREDKAFDYTEYQEPDTVWSRFKRWVNERWRAFIRWLTGSEEATGFWGFVLRVLPYLAIAGILFLFIWLILKIDERSLQRTTNTLNQYLSSKDQEIIEHDDIQALIEQALAVKNYRLAIRFYYLLLLQRLSDQEHIDWQAQKTNREYLYEIKQDELRESFRRVTRIYDYSWYGQFEVDESAFAKAKLQFSNLEALL, encoded by the coding sequence ATGCCTAAACTCTTTTTTGCCATCGCCGTTTTGTTTTGGGCCCCGCTTTGGAGCCAAGATTCGACTGCCACAACGCTTCAGGATATACGTTACGATCAACGTGACTACCTGGAACCGGTATCCTTTGATCAGGAAGCACTCAAAAAACTAAGAGAAGACAAGGCATTTGACTATACTGAGTACCAAGAACCTGATACGGTTTGGTCGCGCTTTAAACGCTGGGTAAATGAACGCTGGAGGGCTTTTATACGCTGGCTAACAGGTAGCGAAGAGGCCACCGGTTTTTGGGGCTTTGTGCTTCGCGTACTTCCTTACCTCGCTATTGCCGGTATACTCTTTCTCTTTATCTGGCTTATCCTAAAGATAGATGAACGCTCGCTGCAGCGAACGACTAATACGTTAAATCAGTACTTAAGCAGCAAAGATCAGGAGATCATTGAACATGATGATATTCAGGCTTTGATCGAACAGGCCTTAGCCGTAAAAAATTATCGCCTGGCCATCCGTTTTTATTATTTGTTGTTGCTCCAGCGCCTTTCCGATCAGGAGCATATTGACTGGCAGGCACAAAAAACCAATCGGGAATATCTGTACGAGATCAAGCAGGACGAGCTTCGGGAGTCCTTTCGACGAGTAACGCGCATCTATGACTACAGTTGGTACGGCCAATTTGAAGTGGATGAGTCCGCTTTCGCGAAAGCAAAACTACAATTCAGTAACCTGGAGGCGCTATTATGA
- a CDS encoding stage II sporulation protein M, translating into MREAAFVKQNKHKWLQFENVLLKNERIGPDALSDLYIEVTDHLSYAKTFYPNSKTHQYLNHLASQSHLKIYKTKRESTKRFVTFFTQEFPLLFYRYQRQLLVAFLVFLLFTLVGAYSAASDGSFVRMILGDAYVNMTLENIEEGDPMAVYKKAGEMDMFLGITINNIRVSLYAFTLGVLFGIGTLFILMRNAIMLGSFQYFFYDQGLLWESARTIWIHGTIEISVIIVAGCAGLVLGNSILFPGTYTRLASFKRGVKDGLKIVTSTLPFFVIAGFLEGFVTRRTGMPDWLAILIISSSLALILFYYVYYPQYVYRKQQKTKEYLTDLHPEHTSNQVQDFTANYG; encoded by the coding sequence ATGCGTGAAGCTGCTTTTGTCAAGCAAAATAAGCACAAATGGCTGCAATTTGAAAATGTGTTGTTGAAGAATGAGCGCATTGGTCCCGATGCCCTCTCTGATCTCTACATCGAAGTGACTGACCATCTGAGTTATGCCAAGACCTTTTACCCGAATAGCAAGACGCATCAGTACCTCAATCATCTGGCTTCCCAGTCTCACCTGAAGATTTATAAGACCAAACGGGAATCGACCAAACGTTTTGTCACCTTCTTTACCCAGGAGTTTCCCCTGCTTTTTTATCGTTACCAACGGCAGTTACTCGTCGCTTTTTTAGTCTTTCTGTTGTTCACCCTAGTAGGGGCCTATAGTGCGGCCAGCGATGGTTCATTCGTACGTATGATCTTAGGCGATGCCTATGTCAATATGACCTTAGAGAATATTGAAGAAGGAGACCCCATGGCGGTCTATAAAAAAGCCGGTGAAATGGACATGTTCTTAGGGATCACCATCAACAACATACGCGTTTCGCTCTATGCCTTTACCTTGGGGGTCTTGTTTGGAATTGGTACACTTTTTATCCTGATGCGCAATGCCATCATGTTAGGCTCATTTCAGTACTTCTTCTACGATCAAGGATTGCTCTGGGAATCTGCACGCACCATATGGATCCATGGCACCATCGAGATCTCTGTCATTATCGTGGCCGGATGCGCCGGATTGGTATTGGGCAACAGCATTTTATTTCCGGGAACCTATACCCGACTGGCGAGTTTTAAACGAGGCGTCAAGGACGGATTGAAAATCGTGACCAGTACACTGCCGTTTTTTGTGATCGCCGGCTTTCTGGAAGGCTTTGTCACCCGACGGACCGGGATGCCCGACTGGCTTGCTATTTTGATCATCAGCAGCTCGCTGGCTCTCATCCTTTTTTATTATGTTTACTATCCGCAGTACGTCTATCGGAAGCAACAAAAAACAAAAGAATATTTAACTGATCTCCACCCGGAGCATACCTCAAATCAGGTTCAGGACTTTACAGCAAACTATGGATAA